In Microbacterium enclense, the DNA window GGCGGGGGCGGCGCGGGTGAACCCGGTGCGATATCTCGGGGTGGCCGCTCTCGCTGCCCTCGCGTGGGCGGCCTACCAAGCCGTGATCGGCGCGGTCGTCGCGGCAGTGGTGCCGGGTGGGCCGGTGGTGGCTGTGGTCGTGTCGATCGCCGTGGCGGTGGGAATCGGCGTCGGGATCGACCTCGTGCTGGCCCGGCGTGCGAAGCGACGGGCGGCGGCGCGAAGCTGAATCGCGGACACGGCGCGGCCGACCGGCGGGGCGCGTTCCCCGCGAGCGCAACTCGCAGAACGCTGCGCGTCTCGGAGCTCTCAGGGCGATCCCACCGGGAATCGGGCCGTTCTCCGAGGTCCCGGATGCCGAGACCCGGCGCTCACACCAGCGCGAGCGTCTGCTCCGCGGCATCGACCAGCGCGCGGCCGTACGAGGGGCCGTGTCCCGCGGCATGGACGGCCAGCGGGTGCAACTGGTGCAGGGGAACGCGGTCGCGCCATCCCGCGCGGAGCGGCCGGGCCTGGTCATATGTCGAGAGGATCTGTTCGAGGAACGGGCAGCCGAACAGCGCGAGCATCGCCAGATCGGTCTCCCTGTGCCCGCCGTGAGCCGCGGGATCGATCAGCACGACACCCTCGGACGACCACAGCACGTTGCCGGCCCAGAGGTCGCCGTGCAGGCGGGCGGGCGGCTCGTCGTCGTCGAAAGCGCCTTCCGCGACGAGGGCGCACGCGCGGCCCACCACCTCGGCTCCGGATGCCGAAAGGTTCCCCGCCGTGACCGCGATCGGCACGAACGGCTCCACACGCTGTGCGGCGTAGAACGCGCCCCACGTCGCGCGCGGGATCGCGGGCTGCGAGCGCCGGCCGATGAAGATGTCTCCCGTCCAGCCCGGAGGGGCGGCGCCGAAGGCCGCCGCCCCGGCAGAGTGCGTGGCAGCGAGCGCGGCGCCGAACGCCTCGGCGGCCTCGACCGCCGGTCGCACCTCGTCGACGCGCTCGATCGCGATCCGCCCTTCTGACATGTCGATCACTCGGGCGACGCGAACCCCGCCGGCCTCCGCGAGCCAGCGCAGCCCCGCCGCTTCCGCGGCGAAGAAGCCGGCGGGGGCGTCGGCGCGGGTCTTCACGTGCTGTTCCATCGGCCCAGTCTGTCGCGATGTCGGAGGTCCGGGGCAGCATGGGGGAATGAGCGACGGCTACGACCCGGACTTCCTCGGCATCCCCCTCCCCCTTCCCTCCCCCGCTGCGCCGACGACGCGACTCGACTACCCGCGGTTCTCGGTGCTGCTCGATGAGGAGCGGAGGTTCGCGGCGGTCACGGCCGTCGTCATCGACGGGGCGACGCTGCGCGATCTGCCCCGGACCGGCGAATGGCGGCTCGACCCGCGCGTGCCCGCCGCGTCTCAGGCCGGTCCCGAGGTCTACAACCGCAACGATCTCGACCGCGGGCATCTCGTGCGCCGCCGCGATCCGGGGTGGGGGTCGGCGAAAGAGGCCCAGGATGCCACCGAAGCGACGTTCTTCTACACGAATGCCGCGCCGCAGGCGGCGGGGTTCAACCAGTCGAAGGAGCTGTGGCTGGGGCTGGAGGATCACGTGCTCGCCTACGCCGAGTCGACCGACCAGCGCCTGGCCGTCTTCACTGCGCCCGTCCTCGGCGACGACGATCCGCCGTACCGCGGCATCCGCGTGCCCCTGCGGTTCTGGAAGATCGTGGCGTGGCACAGCGGCGATGTCCTGTCGGCGGCGGGCTTCCTCCTCGATCAGACCGACCTCGTCGACACCCGGCAGCGGCTCACGGTGCCGCCGCTCGGAGCGTTCCGCACCTTTCAGGCGCCGATCGCCGACATAGCGGCCGAGGCCGGCATCGACGTGGGGCCGCTCGCGAGCGCCGACGTGTTCGTGCGGCGCGGGCTGCGCCCGGTCTCCGCCCGCGAGCTCCGGGAGGTCGACGACATCGTGCTGTGAGCGACTCCGTTGCGGAGCGATGCGCGCGGGGGGGGGGGGGGGGGGGGGGGGCAGATGAACTCGCCGCGTGTGAGCGCCCTTCGCCGCCGAGCGGGGCCACGTCGGCGGCTCTCAGCGCACCCGCCCCGCGCGCAGCGAGCGACGCGCGCCGGCCGGGCCTTCGCCCAGCCGTACGGCGTGCGGCAGCGACGGAGGCCTGTGGAGCGTCAGCACCACCCGGGCACGAACGCCGGTGCCGGCGGGCCTCAGCGCACCCGCACCGCGTGCAGCAGCGTGTCGATCGCTGTCGCCGCGTGTCCGCCGCGCAGCTCGGCATCCAAGTTCGTCCGTGTGATCCGTTCGCATCGCTCGACGCGGAACCGGTCGTCGAGAGCGACGCGCAGCAGCTCCGGCGTGTAGAGGACCGCGGGGTCTGACGGACCGTGACCGCCCGCGGCGATGTTGGCGACGTCGTGACCGATCACCACGAGCGTTCCGCCGGGCGCGACCCACTCTGCGATCCGCGCGACGGCGGCGGCGCTGTCACGCAGGTGCAGATAGCAGGACACGACGAGGTCGATGGATTCCCCGGGAGCCCAGGCGTGCACATCTGCGTGCACCCAGGTCACGGCGTCCGCACCGGGACGGGCCGCGGCGAGCGCGAGCCCCTCCGAGGAGAAGTCGATTCCCGTGGTGGCCCAGCCGCGTGCAGCGAGCCAGGTCGCTGTGCGCCCGTCGCCGGTCGCGACGTCGATCGCCGTGCCCGGCGTGAGCTCGGCGACGATCTCCCGCACCACCGCGGGCGGCTCGGCAGCCCAGACTCCTCCGGCGGAGGCCCGGTAGCGCTCGTCCCACTGTGTGGCATCCATGGGATTCCCTCTCGTCGTTGTCACCCTAGGACCGCGCGCGACGCCGCAGAACCGGAGATGGGCATCGGATTCGGAGATTTCCGCCGACTCGGTCCGGATCCGGTGCATCTCTCCGGATCCGGTGCACAGCCCGGAATCCGATGCATGCCCGCACCGTCCCGCACGCCCGCTCGACCCCGGCGCCGGCCCGGGCGCTCTCCGGCACACGACGACGCCCGGCCACCCTCACGGGCGACGGGGCGTCGAGACCGGGGTCACTCCCCCGACAGACCGCCGAGCAGGTGACCGAAGGACCGGCCCTCGCCGAGGTACGACGACGGGTCGAACGGGTCGGCGTCGCGGACAGGTTCGCGCGCCGCGATCGCATCGGCGAACTCGCGAGCACCGCGATCGACGCGCGAGCCGAGCGGCGCGACCTCGTCGGCCGCGGAACCCCAGTCGCTGGAGGCCGCGAACACCCCGGTGGGCACGGGATTGGCGTGCAGGTAGGTGAACAGCGGACGGATCGCGTAGTCGATCGCGAGCGAGTGCCGGGCCGTCCCGGCGTTCGCGCCGATGAGCACCGGAGTGCCTGTCAGCGCCTGCGGGTCGAGCACGTCGATGAACGACTTGAACAGGCCCGAGTAGCTCGTCGAGAAGATCGGCGTGACGGCGATGATGCCGTCGGCCGAGACGACCGCGTTGATCATCTGCTCGAGCGCCGGAGGAGCGAAGCCCGTGAGCAGGTTGTCGGTCAGGTCGTGAGCGTAATCACGCAGCTCGAAGACGTCGCTGGTGGCGTCGATCCCGCGCTCGCGCAGTTCTGCGAGCACAGCGTGAGCCAGACGGTCACCGAGCATGCGGGTCGACGAGGGCGTCGACAGCCCCGCGGTGATGACCGCGATACGCCGGGCGGCCATCTCAGGCACCGACCTTGGTCGCCGCCGCACCGAAGGCGCTGCCCGAACGCGGAGCGGCATCCTGGTAGGGGCTGCCCGCGACCATGTTGTCCCCGCGGTTCGCACCGGGGACCGCCTGGCGCGGGGCGGCGCCGGCGTAGATCTTCTCGACGAGGTTCGCGTGCGTGGGCGCGTCGGGTACCTCGGCCGGACGGTTCTTCTGCAGCTCTTTACGCAGCACAGGGACGACCTCGGAGCCGAGGATGTCGAGCTGCTCGAGCACCGTCTTGGTGGGAAGACCCGCGTGGTCGATGAGGAACAGCTGACGCTGGTAGTCGCCGTAGGTCTCCCGCATCGAGGCGTACCGGTCGATGATCTGCTGCGGCGAGCCGACGGTCAGCGGGGTCATCTCGCTGAAGTCCTCGAGGCTCGGACCGTGGCCGTACACCGGCGCGTTGTCGAAGTACGGACGGAACTCCCGCACCGCGTCCTGCGAGTTGGCGCGCATGAAGACCTGCCCGCCGAGGCCGACGATCGCCTGCTGGGGCGTGCCGTGTCCGTAGTGAGCGAAGCGCTCGCGGTACAGCGTGATGAGGCGCTGGTAGTGCTCCTTGGGCCAGAAGATGTTGTTCGCGAAGAAGCCGTTGCCGTAGTAGGCGGCCTGCTCGGCGATCTCGGGCGTACGGATCGAGCCGTGCCAGACGAACGGCGGCACGCCGTCGAGCGGACGCGGGGTCGAGGTGAAGCCCTGCAGCGGCGTGCGGAACTTCCCCTCCCAGTCGACGACGTCCTCACGCCACAGCTTGTGCAGCAGGTCGTAGTTCTCGATCGTCAGCGGCAGGCCCTGGCGGATGTCCTTGCCGAACCAGGGGTAGACGGGGCCGGTGTTGCCGCGACCGAGCATGAGGTCGGCGCGACCGCCCGACACGTGCTGGAGCATCGCGAAGTCTTCGGCGATCTTCACCGGGTCGTTCGTGGTGATGAGCGTCGTCGAGGTGGTCAGGATGAGGCGCTCGGTCTGCGCGGCGATGTACGCCAGCGTGGTCGTGGGCGACGACGACCAGAACGGCGGGTTGTGGTGCTCGCCGAGAGCGAAGACGTCGAGACCGACCTCTTCGGTGTGCATGGCGATCGTGAGGGTGTCCTTGATGCGCTGAGCTTCGCTCGGCGTCTTCCCCGTCGTCGGGTCCTGGGTGATGTCGCTCACCGTCATGACACCGAACTGCATGCCGGGCCAGGTGGTGGTCTCGTTCGCCGTGGTCATCTGAATCAGTGCCCCTTAGTTTGTATGCATCTGAATATACATGGTGGAACGCGCGACGCCGATGTTTATTCCGCCGTACCTCATCGGCATCCGCGATCCACCCCCGTGGACCCCCGCTCGCGGTCCGTCTAGCCTCGCTGACGATGACGGATGCCACCACCTCCCCGCCCCCGAAGACCCGCGTGCCGTTCTGGGACAACGCCCGGTTCGCCGCGATCGTTCTGGTCGTGTTCGGTCACGCGATCCAACGATTGACCTACGACTCGGATGCCGCCGAGGCGCTGTACCTGCTCGTGTACGCGTTCCACATGCCCCTGTTCGCCCTGATCGCCGGCTCCTTCTCGTCGGCGGCGGAGCCGACCCGCCGTCGCATGGCGCGCCTGTTCACCGATCTGATCGCGCCGTACCTGATCTTCGAGACGCTGTGGACGATCACGCAGTTCCTCGTCACGGGGCGGACCGATCTCGACCCGGCCCAGCCGTCGTGGACGCTGTGGTTCCTCCTCGCTCTCGCGCTGTTCCGGCTCGTGCTGCCGTACCTGGCACTCCTGCATGCACCGGTGGCGTGGGCTGTGGCGATCTCGGTGGCGGCCGGCTACCTGCCGAGCATCGATTCGACGTTCTCGATGTCGCGCTTTCTCGGGCTCCTGCCGTTCTTCACCCTGGGCTGGTGGCTGCGGGAGCACGATGTCGTCACCCGCGCCGGATTGCTGGCGTCGCGGCCCGTGTGGCTCCGGGCGATCGCCGCGGCGATTCTGGTCGGAGCGGGCGTGCTCGCGTACGCGTTCGTCGACGTCTGGCGCGACGTCCGGCTCGGCACGTGGTTCTTCTTCGTCGACGCGTACACCGATCTCGACGCCCCGCAGTGGTGGGCAGGCGGGGTGCGTCTGGCGATCATCGCCCTGGCGCTCGTGCTGATGACGGC includes these proteins:
- a CDS encoding fructosamine kinase family protein, with protein sequence MEQHVKTRADAPAGFFAAEAAGLRWLAEAGGVRVARVIDMSEGRIAIERVDEVRPAVEAAEAFGAALAATHSAGAAAFGAAPPGWTGDIFIGRRSQPAIPRATWGAFYAAQRVEPFVPIAVTAGNLSASGAEVVGRACALVAEGAFDDDEPPARLHGDLWAGNVLWSSEGVVLIDPAAHGGHRETDLAMLALFGCPFLEQILSTYDQARPLRAGWRDRVPLHQLHPLAVHAAGHGPSYGRALVDAAEQTLALV
- a CDS encoding DNA/RNA non-specific endonuclease, which encodes MSDGYDPDFLGIPLPLPSPAAPTTRLDYPRFSVLLDEERRFAAVTAVVIDGATLRDLPRTGEWRLDPRVPAASQAGPEVYNRNDLDRGHLVRRRDPGWGSAKEAQDATEATFFYTNAAPQAAGFNQSKELWLGLEDHVLAYAESTDQRLAVFTAPVLGDDDPPYRGIRVPLRFWKIVAWHSGDVLSAAGFLLDQTDLVDTRQRLTVPPLGAFRTFQAPIADIAAEAGIDVGPLASADVFVRRGLRPVSARELREVDDIVL
- a CDS encoding class I SAM-dependent methyltransferase, producing the protein MDATQWDERYRASAGGVWAAEPPAVVREIVAELTPGTAIDVATGDGRTATWLAARGWATTGIDFSSEGLALAAARPGADAVTWVHADVHAWAPGESIDLVVSCYLHLRDSAAAVARIAEWVAPGGTLVVIGHDVANIAAGGHGPSDPAVLYTPELLRVALDDRFRVERCERITRTNLDAELRGGHAATAIDTLLHAVRVR
- a CDS encoding FMN reductase yields the protein MAARRIAVITAGLSTPSSTRMLGDRLAHAVLAELRERGIDATSDVFELRDYAHDLTDNLLTGFAPPALEQMINAVVSADGIIAVTPIFSTSYSGLFKSFIDVLDPQALTGTPVLIGANAGTARHSLAIDYAIRPLFTYLHANPVPTGVFAASSDWGSAADEVAPLGSRVDRGAREFADAIAAREPVRDADPFDPSSYLGEGRSFGHLLGGLSGE
- a CDS encoding LLM class flavin-dependent oxidoreductase — protein: MQFGVMTVSDITQDPTTGKTPSEAQRIKDTLTIAMHTEEVGLDVFALGEHHNPPFWSSSPTTTLAYIAAQTERLILTTSTTLITTNDPVKIAEDFAMLQHVSGGRADLMLGRGNTGPVYPWFGKDIRQGLPLTIENYDLLHKLWREDVVDWEGKFRTPLQGFTSTPRPLDGVPPFVWHGSIRTPEIAEQAAYYGNGFFANNIFWPKEHYQRLITLYRERFAHYGHGTPQQAIVGLGGQVFMRANSQDAVREFRPYFDNAPVYGHGPSLEDFSEMTPLTVGSPQQIIDRYASMRETYGDYQRQLFLIDHAGLPTKTVLEQLDILGSEVVPVLRKELQKNRPAEVPDAPTHANLVEKIYAGAAPRQAVPGANRGDNMVAGSPYQDAAPRSGSAFGAAATKVGA
- a CDS encoding acyltransferase family protein, with the translated sequence MTDATTSPPPKTRVPFWDNARFAAIVLVVFGHAIQRLTYDSDAAEALYLLVYAFHMPLFALIAGSFSSAAEPTRRRMARLFTDLIAPYLIFETLWTITQFLVTGRTDLDPAQPSWTLWFLLALALFRLVLPYLALLHAPVAWAVAISVAAGYLPSIDSTFSMSRFLGLLPFFTLGWWLREHDVVTRAGLLASRPVWLRAIAAAILVGAGVLAYAFVDVWRDVRLGTWFFFVDAYTDLDAPQWWAGGVRLAIIALALVLMTAFLLLIPRRETTWTHLGRNTMYVYLLHTFVLYPFRQSGVLRGLEPMWLWIPAVAVASVLIALALSSRPIRRVTRPLVEPRMPWLFRDRELGAGRASG